The genome window GACGACGCGCAGCTCGAACCCGCAACGCAAGCATCAGGACGCTTCCACCACCATGCGCCCCATCCCCCAACAATGGCCAAGGCGCTGACGGATAGGAACGGGACGCGCCATTCAGCGAGCGATTCAAGGCCGCCGAAAACGCCCGCCCCCGCGCCAACCGCGGCGAGCCCGAGCGGGACGACGCAGCAGGAAGAGGCGATGACCGCCCCGAGACCAGCTGCCAACCCCAATGCCGCAAGCCACTTGGGCGCGGCCGGCGAAGCGGCGGGAGACGATGCGTTTGGCGTTGTTTCGTCTGTGGTACTGTCGATGGTCATGGTTCGCCCTTCCTCGATGGTTGGGCTATCCTGCACCCCGTAGCGGCTACGGGTGCAAGAGAAATAATCGCGCATGTCCAGGCAGCCCTTGACAATTGGAAGGCTTGCGGCGGCGGCGGGCGCCAATCTTGAGACCGTGCGTTATTACGAGCGCATCAAGCTCATGCCGCCGCCGGCGCGGACGGCGAGCGGGCATCGCGCCTATGAAGAAGGCCATATCCGAAGGCTGGCCTTTATTCGCCGCGCTCGCGAACTCGGGTTCAGCATCGAGCAAATCCGCACCCTGTTGGCTCTTGCCGAGCCGACCCGCGCTTCCTGCGCGGAGGTGCAAGAGGTTGCGCAGACGCATCTCGACGAAGTGCGGACGAAGCTCGCCGATCCCGCCAAACTTGAGCGCATTCTTGACGAGACGGTCGCCCGCTGTTTTGGCGAACCTGCCCCCACGTGTCCGGTGCTCGATATATTGACGACGCAGAAACGCGCATAGTTCCGATTTATACGACGGAGCAGCTGAGCCTCGAGGAACAGCGATGACACCGACTGACCAGCAAGCGCACTGGGAAAACATTTACACGACCAAGGGCGAGACCGAAGTTAGCTGG of Methylocystis sp. SC2 contains these proteins:
- a CDS encoding mercury transporter MerT, which encodes MRDYFSCTRSRYGVQDSPTIEEGRTMTIDSTTDETTPNASSPAASPAAPKWLAALGLAAGLGAVIASSCCVVPLGLAAVGAGAGVFGGLESLAEWRVPFLSVSALAIVGGWGAWWWKRPDACVAGSSCASSERSRATLTLLLGASAVVLAAASWSYIDPMLIKLVRGR
- a CDS encoding helix-turn-helix domain-containing protein, with product MSRQPLTIGRLAAAAGANLETVRYYERIKLMPPPARTASGHRAYEEGHIRRLAFIRRARELGFSIEQIRTLLALAEPTRASCAEVQEVAQTHLDEVRTKLADPAKLERILDETVARCFGEPAPTCPVLDILTTQKRA